In a single window of the Micromonospora sp. WMMD1155 genome:
- a CDS encoding ABC transporter permease, whose protein sequence is MTSGVAALWSHRNSLRILVRRDLAVKYQQSVLGYFWSLIEPLGMGAIYWFVFGVLYSRDTGRHLGEAAESYPLFLVTGIFAWMWTSSALSEATNALTGQSRLITTMNVPRQVFPIGRVTGRFAEYAAGLPILIAIAVIYAVHGRIHPGWSLLSLPLAVAVQAVLLTGLALLLSAWNVLMRDVERLMRLIIRVLFYATPIIYPLSLVRESSLPGWLKVGYELNPLVGIFQLHHAIWYPDEFPDARLLATTVVGSVLVLAAGWWSFRRLEPAVLKEL, encoded by the coding sequence GTGACCTCTGGCGTCGCGGCCCTGTGGTCGCACCGCAACTCGCTGCGCATCCTGGTGAGACGGGACCTGGCGGTCAAGTACCAGCAGTCGGTGCTGGGTTACTTCTGGTCGTTGATCGAGCCGCTCGGCATGGGCGCGATCTACTGGTTCGTGTTCGGGGTGCTCTACTCCCGCGACACCGGGCGGCACCTCGGCGAGGCCGCCGAGTCGTACCCGTTGTTCCTGGTCACCGGGATCTTCGCGTGGATGTGGACCAGTTCGGCGCTGAGCGAGGCGACGAACGCGTTGACCGGCCAGTCGCGGCTGATCACCACGATGAACGTGCCGCGTCAGGTCTTCCCGATCGGCCGGGTCACCGGCCGGTTCGCCGAGTACGCGGCCGGCCTGCCGATCCTGATCGCCATCGCGGTGATCTACGCGGTGCACGGTCGGATCCACCCCGGCTGGTCGTTGCTCTCCCTTCCGCTGGCGGTGGCCGTCCAGGCCGTCCTGCTGACCGGGCTCGCCCTGCTGCTGTCCGCGTGGAACGTGCTGATGCGCGACGTCGAGCGGTTGATGCGGTTGATCATCAGGGTGCTCTTCTACGCCACGCCGATCATCTATCCGCTCAGCCTGGTCCGGGAGTCCAGCCTGCCCGGCTGGTTGAAGGTGGGGTACGAGCTGAACCCGCTGGTCGGGATCTTCCAACTGCACCACGCGATCTGGTACCCGGACGAGTTCCCGGACGCCCGGCTGCTCGCCACCACAGTCGTCGGCAGCGTGTTGGTGCTGGCCGCCGGCTGGTGGTCGTTCCGTCGGCTGGAACCCGCCGTGCTCAAGGAACTCTGA
- a CDS encoding beta-phosphoglucomutase family hydrolase — protein MLGLPAHVTACLFDLDGVLTQTARVHNAAWKQTFDEFLQQRATRSGEPFQPFDPGPDYNRYVDGRPRADGVRSFLASRGIVLPEGSPDDPPDADTVNGVGNRKNVLLLQRLRTSGVEVYPGSVHYLEAASQAGLRRAVVTASANGGEVVAAAGLEPLLEARVDGLVARAQGLRGKPHPDTFLAGARLLGVDPTHAAVFEDALSGVAAGRAGGFGYVVGVDRVGQADELLAHGADVVVKDLADLLTVADPSPPTRTAAGERGPA, from the coding sequence GTGCTGGGCCTACCTGCTCACGTGACCGCCTGTCTCTTCGATCTGGACGGTGTGCTGACGCAGACCGCCCGCGTGCACAACGCCGCCTGGAAGCAGACGTTCGACGAGTTCCTCCAGCAGCGGGCCACCCGCTCCGGCGAACCGTTCCAACCGTTCGACCCGGGCCCGGACTACAACCGTTACGTCGACGGTCGCCCCCGCGCCGACGGCGTCCGGTCGTTCCTCGCCTCCCGGGGGATAGTGCTGCCCGAGGGCAGCCCCGACGACCCGCCGGACGCCGACACCGTCAACGGCGTGGGCAACCGCAAGAACGTCCTGTTGCTGCAGCGCCTGCGCACCTCGGGTGTCGAGGTCTACCCGGGCTCGGTGCACTACCTCGAAGCGGCGAGCCAGGCCGGGCTGCGCCGGGCGGTGGTGACAGCGAGCGCCAACGGTGGCGAGGTGGTCGCCGCCGCCGGGCTGGAACCACTGCTGGAAGCCCGAGTCGACGGGCTGGTCGCCCGCGCTCAGGGGCTGCGCGGCAAACCGCACCCCGACACCTTCCTCGCCGGGGCCAGGCTGCTGGGCGTCGACCCGACACACGCCGCCGTCTTCGAGGACGCGCTCTCCGGGGTGGCCGCCGGCCGCGCCGGTGGCTTCGGCTACGTGGTCGGCGTCGACCGGGTCGGGCAGGCGGACGAGTTGCTCGCGCACGGCGCCGATGTCGTGGTGAAGGACCTGGCCGACCTGCTGACCGTCGCCGACCCGTCGCCGCCGACCCGCACCGCCGCCGGGGAACGGGGTCCCGCGTGA
- a CDS encoding DUF4442 domain-containing protein, producing the protein MTIDSRQVAAGMLQAVPFARTLGLEFVEVAPEAEGGVRAVVRLPDSPATHNHIGGPHAGAMFTLGETASGAVVMAAFGQLLDRAVPLAVRADIAYRKLAMGPVLATARLGRPAPEVIEELESGRRPEFPVPVEIATEDGKPTSAMTVIWTLRPN; encoded by the coding sequence ATGACCATCGACTCCCGCCAGGTGGCGGCCGGCATGCTGCAAGCGGTGCCCTTCGCCCGTACGCTCGGCCTCGAGTTCGTCGAGGTGGCACCCGAGGCAGAGGGTGGGGTGCGGGCAGTCGTCCGGTTGCCCGACTCGCCGGCCACCCACAACCACATCGGCGGCCCCCACGCCGGTGCCATGTTCACCCTCGGCGAGACGGCCTCCGGCGCGGTCGTCATGGCCGCCTTCGGGCAACTGCTCGACCGGGCCGTGCCGCTCGCCGTCCGGGCCGACATCGCGTACCGGAAGCTCGCCATGGGCCCGGTGCTGGCCACCGCGCGCCTCGGCCGGCCGGCACCCGAGGTGATCGAGGAGCTGGAGTCCGGCCGGCGGCCGGAGTTCCCGGTGCCGGTGGAGATCGCGACCGAGGACGGCAAGCCGACCTCGGCGATGACCGTGATCTGGACGTTGCGGCCCAACTGA
- a CDS encoding ABC transporter ATP-binding protein, which produces MGAPIIEADGLGIRFVRNRRRQLRLRELFIHRGKRGALPGQFWPLRDVSFTVEPGETVGVIGRNGTGKSTLLRLIAGVLIPDEGDIRVNGAVAPLLELSAGFSNDLTGRENLHLVGGLHGLSTGYLKRHFDEIVEFAGEQVERAIDTSVRHYSSGMKVRLGFAIISHLPHPILLMDEVTAVGDAEFRKKCYATIDRLLGEGRTLVLVSHNEKDLTRFCRRGLYLDAGRLTLDGTIAEALDAYHAAVQR; this is translated from the coding sequence GTGGGCGCGCCGATCATCGAGGCCGACGGGCTGGGCATCCGGTTCGTCCGTAACCGTCGCCGGCAGTTGCGGCTGCGGGAGTTGTTCATCCATCGCGGGAAGCGTGGTGCGCTGCCCGGCCAGTTCTGGCCGCTGCGGGACGTGTCGTTCACCGTCGAACCCGGCGAGACCGTCGGGGTGATCGGCCGTAACGGCACCGGCAAGAGCACCCTGCTGCGGTTGATCGCCGGGGTGCTCATACCGGACGAGGGCGACATCCGGGTGAACGGCGCGGTGGCGCCGTTACTGGAGTTGTCCGCCGGTTTCTCCAACGACCTGACCGGGCGGGAGAACCTGCACCTGGTCGGTGGGCTGCACGGGCTGTCGACGGGCTACCTGAAGCGGCACTTCGACGAGATCGTCGAGTTCGCCGGTGAGCAGGTGGAACGGGCCATCGACACGTCGGTGCGGCACTACTCGTCGGGTATGAAGGTGCGGCTCGGATTCGCGATCATCTCGCATCTGCCGCATCCGATCCTGCTGATGGACGAGGTGACAGCCGTCGGCGACGCGGAGTTCCGCAAGAAGTGTTACGCGACTATTGATCGTCTGCTCGGGGAGGGGCGCACGCTGGTGTTGGTGTCACACAACGAAAAGGACCTGACCCGGTTCTGTCGTCGGGGGTTGTACCTCGACGCGGGCCGGTTGACGCTCGACGGCACCATCGCCGAGGCGCTCGACGCGTACCACGCAGCGGTCCAGCGGTGA
- a CDS encoding glycoside hydrolase family 65 protein, with product MIRERAYPVEPWHVRETRLDMDVLAQSESVFALSNGHVGLRGNLDEGEPHGLPGTYLNSFYELRPLPYAEAGYGFPESGQTIVNVTNGKLLRLLVDDEPLDVRYGELLSHERVLDLRAGTLHRELHWRSPAGREVKVRSTRLVSFTQRSVAAISYEVEAVDGPLRLIVQSELVANESLPAQSKDPRVAAVLESPLLAEEELTTPDGGQLIHRTKVSGLRVAAAMEHEVHGPDHTTIESEGYQDWVRTTIACVLKPGEKLRVIKYLTYGWSSRRSLPALRDQVGAALAGARLDGWDGLHREQRNYLDEFWDASDVLVEGDPEVQQAVRFGLFHVLQAGARAEQRPISAKGLTGPGYDGHAFWDTEMFVLPVLTYTQPSAVRSALQWRYSTLDSAKERAETLNLRGAAFPWRTIEGPESSGYWPAGTAAFHIAADIADAMRRYVMVTGDTQLEREIGLELLVETARLWRSIGHHDRHGRFHIDGVTGPDEYTAVKNDNVYTNLMAQRNLLTAADVVMRYRDEAYHLGVTDEEAASWRDAATSIHVPYDEELDVHQQVEGFTRLQEWDFSHTPAEKYPLLLHYPYFELYRKQVVKQADLVLAMHWRGDAFTPEQKLRNFLYYERRTVRDSSLSACTQAVLAAEVGHPELAHTYLREAALMDLHDLNENTRDGVHMASLAGAWLALVSGFGGLRDHDGELSFAPRLSSRLNRLEFSLQWRGLALRVDVRPHQTTYSLRHGGPDDVVELRHHDQLLRVTCDEPVTVPVPPADPSGPAPEQPPGRSPLLRLPEREQ from the coding sequence GTGATCCGGGAGCGGGCCTATCCGGTCGAGCCGTGGCACGTCCGGGAGACCCGACTGGACATGGACGTGCTGGCCCAGTCCGAGTCGGTCTTCGCGCTCTCCAACGGGCACGTCGGCCTGCGGGGCAACCTCGACGAGGGTGAGCCGCACGGCCTGCCCGGCACCTACCTCAACTCGTTCTACGAGCTGCGTCCCCTCCCGTACGCGGAGGCGGGCTACGGCTTCCCCGAGTCCGGGCAGACGATCGTCAACGTCACCAACGGCAAGCTGCTCCGGCTGCTCGTCGACGACGAGCCACTGGACGTGCGCTACGGGGAGCTGTTGTCCCACGAGCGGGTCCTCGACCTGCGGGCCGGGACCCTGCACCGGGAGCTGCACTGGCGCTCGCCGGCCGGTCGGGAGGTCAAGGTCCGCAGCACCCGTCTGGTCTCGTTCACCCAGCGGTCCGTCGCCGCCATCAGCTACGAGGTGGAGGCCGTCGACGGCCCACTGCGGCTGATAGTGCAGTCCGAGTTGGTGGCCAACGAGTCGCTGCCCGCGCAGAGCAAGGACCCCCGGGTGGCGGCGGTGCTGGAGTCACCGCTGCTGGCCGAGGAGGAGCTGACCACTCCGGACGGCGGGCAGCTCATCCACCGCACGAAGGTCTCCGGGTTGCGGGTCGCCGCCGCGATGGAGCACGAGGTGCACGGTCCGGACCACACCACGATCGAGTCCGAGGGATACCAGGACTGGGTGCGGACCACGATCGCCTGCGTGCTCAAGCCCGGCGAGAAGCTGCGCGTGATCAAGTACCTGACGTACGGCTGGTCCAGCCGCCGGTCGCTGCCGGCCCTGCGCGACCAGGTCGGCGCGGCGTTGGCCGGCGCCCGGCTGGACGGGTGGGACGGCCTGCACCGGGAGCAGCGCAACTACCTCGACGAGTTCTGGGACGCGTCCGACGTGCTCGTCGAGGGCGACCCGGAGGTGCAGCAGGCGGTCCGGTTCGGCCTCTTCCACGTGCTCCAGGCCGGAGCGCGGGCCGAGCAGCGGCCGATCTCGGCGAAGGGGCTGACCGGTCCCGGTTACGACGGGCACGCGTTCTGGGACACCGAGATGTTCGTCCTGCCGGTGCTCACGTACACCCAGCCGAGCGCGGTGCGCAGCGCGTTGCAGTGGCGGTACAGCACGTTGGACTCGGCGAAGGAGCGTGCCGAGACGCTCAACCTCAGGGGCGCGGCCTTCCCCTGGCGGACCATCGAGGGGCCCGAGTCGTCCGGCTACTGGCCGGCCGGCACCGCTGCCTTCCACATCGCCGCCGACATCGCCGACGCGATGCGCCGCTACGTGATGGTCACCGGAGACACCCAGCTGGAACGGGAGATCGGCCTGGAGCTGCTGGTGGAGACCGCCCGGCTGTGGCGCTCGATCGGCCACCACGACCGGCACGGGCGGTTCCACATCGACGGTGTCACCGGCCCGGACGAGTACACCGCCGTGAAGAACGACAACGTCTACACCAACCTGATGGCACAGCGGAACCTGCTCACCGCCGCCGACGTGGTGATGCGCTACCGGGACGAGGCGTACCACCTCGGGGTCACCGACGAGGAGGCCGCGAGCTGGCGGGACGCCGCCACCTCCATCCACGTCCCGTACGACGAGGAGCTCGATGTCCACCAGCAGGTGGAGGGCTTCACCCGGCTCCAGGAATGGGACTTCTCGCACACGCCGGCGGAGAAGTACCCGCTGCTGCTGCACTACCCGTACTTCGAGCTGTACCGCAAACAGGTGGTCAAGCAGGCCGACCTGGTCCTCGCGATGCACTGGCGGGGGGACGCGTTCACCCCCGAGCAGAAGCTGCGCAACTTCCTCTACTACGAGCGCCGTACCGTCCGCGACTCGTCGTTGTCGGCGTGCACCCAGGCGGTGCTCGCGGCCGAGGTGGGCCACCCGGAGTTGGCGCACACCTACCTGCGCGAGGCAGCGCTGATGGACCTGCACGACCTCAACGAGAACACCCGCGACGGCGTACACATGGCGTCGTTGGCCGGCGCGTGGCTGGCCCTGGTCAGTGGGTTCGGCGGCCTGCGCGACCACGACGGCGAGCTGTCCTTCGCCCCCCGGCTCTCCAGCCGACTCAACAGGTTGGAGTTCTCCCTGCAATGGCGAGGGCTGGCACTGCGGGTGGATGTCCGGCCGCACCAGACGACGTACTCGCTGCGCCACGGCGGCCCGGACGACGTGGTGGAGCTGCGCCACCACGACCAGTTGCTGCGGGTGACCTGTGACGAGCCGGTGACGGTGCCGGTGCCGCCGGCCGATCCGTCCGGCCCCGCACCCGAGCAGCCACCGGGCCGGTCGCCGCTGCTGCGTCTACCCGAGCGCGAACAGTGA
- a CDS encoding ABC transporter ATP-binding protein → MSTVTLKDVSKVFRDGTLAVDSINLDVNDGEFMVLLGPSGCGKSTVLRMIAGLEDPTQGAVMLDGELANDLPPRDRKIAMVFQDFALYPHMTVGDNIAFPLRLAGVEPEPRGERVSDVASALGIGDVLARKPGQLSGGQRQRVAMGRAIVRRPGLFLMDEPLSNLDSGLRAELRAEISGLTRELGVTTVYVTHDQAEALTMADRVAIMRRGVLQDVGTPTQVYGRPATLYVAAFLGSPRMNLLEASVYVHLDRYVTLNLGEQSLYLPWNDIRSRAVAHYHGERIVVGMRAEALTPVSPDSPGDVLRGRIRYLEHHGHESLAFLDIGATAIMVDEMGAPLDPPPVGQRGLRRFGSVMQRLAGKPVESQAPPVGNTQTSVLPDPGRHHRRPAELAVRLAPYPAVSAGHPLAVSVRMDALHFFDERGARIDVGWR, encoded by the coding sequence GTGAGCACCGTCACGCTCAAGGATGTCAGCAAGGTCTTCAGGGACGGCACGTTGGCCGTCGACAGCATAAATCTCGATGTGAACGACGGCGAGTTCATGGTGCTCCTCGGGCCGTCCGGCTGCGGCAAGTCGACGGTGCTGCGAATGATCGCCGGATTGGAGGACCCGACCCAGGGTGCGGTCATGCTCGACGGAGAGCTGGCGAACGACCTGCCCCCACGGGACCGCAAGATCGCCATGGTCTTTCAGGACTTCGCGCTCTACCCGCACATGACCGTCGGCGACAACATCGCCTTTCCGCTGCGGCTGGCCGGGGTCGAGCCGGAGCCGAGGGGCGAGCGCGTCAGTGACGTGGCGAGTGCCCTGGGCATCGGCGACGTGCTGGCCCGCAAGCCCGGTCAGCTCTCCGGCGGCCAGCGGCAGCGGGTGGCGATGGGCCGGGCCATCGTCCGGCGGCCCGGCCTGTTCCTCATGGACGAGCCACTCTCGAACCTGGACAGCGGCCTCCGCGCCGAGCTGCGCGCGGAGATCTCGGGCCTCACCCGGGAACTGGGCGTCACCACCGTCTACGTCACCCACGACCAGGCCGAGGCGCTCACCATGGCCGACCGGGTGGCCATCATGCGCCGCGGCGTGCTCCAGGACGTCGGCACACCCACCCAGGTGTACGGCCGCCCGGCGACGCTCTACGTGGCCGCCTTCCTGGGCAGCCCGCGGATGAACCTGCTGGAGGCGTCGGTCTACGTCCACCTCGACCGGTACGTCACGCTGAACCTCGGTGAGCAGTCGCTCTACCTTCCCTGGAACGACATCCGCAGTCGGGCGGTGGCGCACTACCACGGCGAGCGGATCGTGGTCGGCATGCGCGCCGAGGCGCTCACCCCGGTCTCCCCGGACAGCCCCGGCGACGTGCTGCGGGGGCGGATCCGCTACCTGGAGCACCACGGGCACGAGTCGTTGGCGTTCCTCGACATCGGCGCCACCGCGATCATGGTCGACGAGATGGGCGCCCCGCTGGACCCACCACCTGTCGGTCAACGTGGCCTGCGACGGTTCGGCTCGGTGATGCAGCGACTCGCCGGCAAGCCGGTGGAGTCGCAGGCGCCGCCGGTCGGCAACACCCAGACCAGCGTGCTCCCCGACCCGGGGCGGCACCACCGTCGACCGGCGGAACTGGCGGTGCGGCTGGCACCGTACCCGGCGGTCAGCGCCGGTCACCCGCTCGCCGTCTCGGTCCGGATGGACGCGTTGCACTTCTTCGACGAGCGCGGAGCCCGGATCGACGTGGGTTGGCGCTGA
- a CDS encoding DUF5941 domain-containing protein, with product MTTATGEPLPDRLAAQLRQAGAGDVRFAADLDELATLVGTATAPVLVTGTDLVAHTAVLRHLATSPVGPTVALVLGDPPVPGRTAVREERGQVVDAGPLNALDGDATGVFGGALRVGVDDLPNLAAAARAAAVGARPVTAPLGPTGDVSPLPAGGGAGHDEPGAAVDRLFAGLAALGTLIFVQRVRLLVARRVESAAELTAAEAAVTAVDEDRAELRLSVKEKDDFFSTYFVSTWSPYLVRSAARLRLTPTGVTAISVLFALAAAVLFGVGGRPALVGGAVLLYLGFVLDCVDGQLARYTRNFSAWGGWLDTMADRAKEYLVYAGLGFGVSHAGLGNGWALAIAAMTLQTVRHMTDTWYGVLHDEAARRPRTTTGASGGIGDRLNAASTRVQADTGSLSYWLKRTVVFPIGERWALIALTVALFNPLVSLVAVLVWGVLAFAYTGALRTLRARWMWVPVLDTVDATLHRDDGPSARLLPVVRPMGPLTLAVIAALGPAVLLVAALLTDAPDGLRWAVPVALLVLLVGGLGAGAAHNGPLDWLVPAALRAAEYLFAIAVGVVGGVPGWLIFGYVFVLTVHHYDLTARLEKRQAAPPLHAATLGWEGRSALLALAAIVGLAGSGLATLGAYLLVVFVVSVVLAWFVRPARSARASVAPVGAGGAAPR from the coding sequence CTGACCACCGCGACCGGTGAGCCGCTGCCCGACCGCCTGGCCGCCCAGTTGCGCCAGGCCGGGGCGGGCGACGTGCGCTTCGCGGCCGACCTCGACGAACTGGCCACGCTGGTGGGCACCGCCACCGCTCCGGTGCTGGTCACCGGCACGGACCTGGTGGCGCACACCGCCGTACTGCGGCACCTGGCCACCAGCCCGGTGGGCCCGACGGTGGCGCTGGTGCTCGGCGACCCGCCGGTGCCCGGGCGGACGGCCGTGCGGGAGGAACGCGGCCAGGTGGTCGACGCAGGGCCGCTGAACGCCCTCGACGGCGACGCCACGGGTGTGTTCGGTGGCGCGTTGCGGGTCGGCGTGGACGACCTGCCGAACCTCGCCGCCGCCGCCCGGGCCGCCGCCGTCGGCGCGCGGCCCGTCACCGCCCCGCTCGGCCCGACCGGCGACGTGTCGCCGCTGCCGGCGGGCGGGGGAGCCGGCCACGACGAACCCGGGGCCGCCGTGGACCGGCTGTTCGCGGGCCTCGCGGCGCTCGGCACCCTGATCTTCGTCCAGCGGGTACGCCTGCTCGTCGCCCGCCGGGTCGAGAGCGCGGCCGAGCTGACCGCTGCCGAGGCGGCGGTGACGGCTGTCGACGAGGACCGGGCGGAGCTGCGGCTGTCGGTGAAGGAGAAGGACGACTTCTTCTCCACCTACTTCGTCAGCACCTGGTCGCCGTACCTGGTCCGGTCGGCGGCCCGGCTGCGGCTCACCCCGACCGGGGTGACGGCGATCTCGGTACTGTTCGCGCTGGCCGCGGCGGTGCTGTTCGGGGTCGGTGGGCGGCCCGCGCTGGTCGGTGGCGCGGTGCTGCTCTACCTCGGTTTCGTGTTGGACTGCGTGGACGGCCAGTTGGCCCGCTACACCCGCAACTTCAGCGCCTGGGGTGGCTGGCTGGACACGATGGCGGACCGGGCGAAGGAGTACCTGGTCTACGCTGGGCTCGGCTTCGGGGTCAGCCACGCCGGGTTGGGCAACGGCTGGGCCCTCGCCATCGCCGCGATGACCCTGCAGACCGTCCGGCACATGACCGACACCTGGTACGGGGTGTTGCACGACGAGGCGGCCCGGCGACCGCGTACGACGACGGGTGCCAGCGGCGGGATCGGTGACCGGCTCAACGCGGCGTCGACGAGGGTGCAGGCGGACACCGGCTCGCTGTCGTACTGGCTGAAGCGGACCGTCGTCTTCCCGATCGGGGAGCGCTGGGCGCTGATCGCGCTGACCGTGGCGCTGTTCAACCCGCTGGTCAGCCTGGTCGCGGTGCTGGTGTGGGGGGTTCTGGCGTTCGCGTACACCGGTGCGCTGCGTACGCTGCGGGCCCGCTGGATGTGGGTGCCGGTGCTGGACACCGTCGATGCCACCCTGCACCGCGACGACGGGCCGTCGGCCCGCCTGCTGCCGGTGGTCCGCCCGATGGGGCCGCTCACCCTGGCGGTGATCGCCGCGCTCGGCCCGGCGGTCCTGCTGGTCGCGGCGCTGCTGACGGACGCGCCGGACGGGCTGCGCTGGGCGGTGCCGGTGGCGCTGCTGGTGCTCCTGGTCGGTGGCCTGGGGGCCGGGGCGGCGCACAACGGCCCCCTGGACTGGCTGGTCCCCGCCGCGTTGCGGGCCGCCGAGTACCTGTTCGCCATCGCGGTCGGTGTGGTCGGCGGGGTGCCGGGTTGGTTGATCTTCGGGTACGTCTTCGTGCTCACCGTGCACCACTACGACCTGACGGCCCGGTTGGAGAAGCGGCAGGCGGCACCGCCGTTGCACGCTGCCACGCTGGGTTGGGAGGGGCGTTCGGCGCTGCTGGCCCTCGCGGCGATTGTCGGTCTGGCGGGTAGCGGGCTGGCTACACTCGGTGCGTACCTTCTCGTGGTCTTCGTGGTGAGCGTCGTCCTGGCCTGGTTCGTGCGACCGGCCCGTAGCGCGCGGGCGTCGGTCGCGCCGGTGGGCGCTGGAGGTGCCGCGCCGCGCTGA
- a CDS encoding bifunctional glycosyltransferase family 2 protein/CDP-glycerol:glycerophosphate glycerophosphotransferase, with the protein MTLISFVVPAFRVQGYLRECLDSVLGQPETDIEVIAVDDCSPDAGGDIIDEYAARDQRVRSVRLPENVGLGPARNIGLDRAVGEYVWFLDGDDWLTPECLTEVAERLRATRPDVLLVDHVRTHWNDTATRSAMAEVFPESPGPETFRLRDRPEAMHLLHTAWNRLVRREFLIDLGLRFAPGWYEDVSFSYPVLMAAQRIGVLDRVCVNYRQRRAGAITRTRGDRHFEVFPQWHRVFHLMDEWGPATESLRPVVFERMIWHYLTVLGNGQRIAPELRPAFFAQITADYERWLPPGGYPVPGGVEGIKHRLVAAGRWRTFSALRTASRARDVARRQARTARRRVGPVARRGARLTRDGLLREYYRAESRRPVDPTLAVYAAYWYRGYSCNPAAIYEVARRLAPEVRGVWVVRRDRVDTVPAGVEYVVAGTPAYYRVLARARWLVNNVNFPDFVRKRPEQVHLQTHHGTPVKVMGLDQQRYPIGAGRMDFAGLLRRVDRWDYSVSANSFSTQMWDRAYPATYTTLEVGYPRNDRLVTAGPDEVRRLRAEFGVGPDEQVVLYAPTHREHLPGYRPPFDPDRFVRALGDSGRLLMRSHYFHDRDRRPGRPADWERVRDVSGHQRVEDLYLIADVLITDYSSAMFDYAVLDRPIVLYAPDWEAYRLARGVYFDVTAEPPGAVATTFADLVHLFRTDAVRSDSANKARQHFRRRFCTLDDGHAAERVVRQVFLGEPGERSSRC; encoded by the coding sequence ATGACCCTGATCAGTTTCGTGGTGCCGGCCTTCCGCGTGCAGGGATACCTGCGCGAATGCCTCGACTCCGTCCTCGGTCAGCCGGAGACCGACATCGAGGTGATCGCCGTCGACGACTGTTCGCCGGACGCCGGCGGCGACATCATCGACGAGTACGCGGCCCGCGACCAGCGGGTCCGCTCGGTTCGGCTGCCGGAGAACGTCGGCCTCGGTCCAGCCCGCAACATCGGGTTGGACCGGGCCGTCGGCGAGTACGTGTGGTTCCTCGACGGCGACGACTGGCTGACCCCGGAGTGCCTGACCGAGGTGGCCGAGCGGTTGCGGGCGACCCGCCCGGACGTGCTGCTCGTCGACCACGTACGCACCCATTGGAACGACACCGCCACCCGCAGTGCGATGGCCGAGGTGTTCCCCGAGTCGCCGGGTCCGGAGACCTTCCGGCTGCGGGACCGGCCGGAGGCGATGCACCTGCTGCACACGGCGTGGAATCGCCTGGTCCGCCGGGAGTTCCTGATCGACCTGGGTCTGCGTTTCGCCCCGGGTTGGTACGAGGACGTCTCGTTCAGCTACCCGGTGCTGATGGCCGCGCAGCGGATCGGCGTCCTCGACCGGGTGTGCGTCAACTACCGGCAACGCCGCGCCGGTGCGATCACCCGGACCCGGGGCGATCGCCACTTCGAGGTCTTCCCCCAGTGGCACCGGGTCTTCCACCTGATGGACGAGTGGGGGCCGGCGACGGAATCCCTGCGGCCGGTGGTCTTCGAGCGGATGATCTGGCACTACCTGACCGTGCTCGGCAACGGCCAGCGGATCGCCCCGGAGTTGCGGCCGGCGTTCTTCGCGCAGATCACCGCCGACTACGAACGCTGGCTACCGCCCGGCGGCTATCCGGTGCCGGGCGGGGTGGAGGGGATCAAACACCGGCTCGTCGCGGCCGGCCGTTGGCGCACGTTCAGCGCGTTGCGGACCGCGAGCCGTGCCCGTGACGTCGCCCGGCGGCAGGCCCGTACCGCCCGCCGACGGGTCGGCCCGGTCGCGCGGCGCGGTGCCCGGCTGACCCGTGACGGGCTGCTGCGCGAGTACTACCGGGCCGAGTCGCGTCGGCCGGTCGACCCGACGCTCGCGGTGTACGCCGCCTACTGGTACCGCGGATACTCCTGCAACCCGGCGGCCATCTACGAGGTCGCCCGCCGGTTGGCACCCGAGGTGCGCGGGGTGTGGGTCGTGCGCCGGGACCGCGTCGACACGGTCCCGGCCGGAGTGGAGTACGTCGTCGCCGGCACTCCGGCGTACTACCGGGTGCTCGCCCGCGCCCGGTGGTTGGTCAACAACGTCAACTTCCCCGATTTCGTCCGCAAACGGCCGGAGCAGGTGCACCTGCAGACCCACCACGGCACCCCGGTCAAGGTGATGGGCCTGGACCAGCAGCGCTATCCGATCGGCGCGGGCCGGATGGACTTCGCCGGGCTGTTGCGCCGGGTGGACCGCTGGGACTACAGCGTCAGCGCGAACAGCTTCTCCACCCAGATGTGGGACCGCGCGTACCCGGCCACGTACACGACGTTGGAGGTGGGTTACCCGCGCAACGACCGCCTGGTGACGGCCGGCCCGGACGAGGTGCGCCGGCTGCGCGCCGAGTTCGGCGTCGGCCCCGACGAGCAGGTCGTGCTGTACGCCCCGACGCACCGCGAGCACCTTCCGGGCTACCGGCCGCCGTTCGACCCGGACCGGTTCGTGCGGGCGCTGGGTGACTCCGGCCGGCTGCTGATGCGCAGTCACTACTTCCACGACCGGGACCGCCGCCCCGGTCGCCCGGCGGACTGGGAACGGGTCCGCGACGTCAGCGGCCACCAACGGGTGGAGGACCTCTACCTGATCGCGGACGTGTTGATAACCGACTATTCGTCGGCGATGTTCGATTATGCGGTACTCGATCGGCCGATCGTGCTCTATGCCCCGGACTGGGAGGCGTACCGGTTGGCCCGGGGCGTCTACTTCGACGTGACGGCCGAGCCGCCCGGCGCGGTGGCCACCACCTTCGCCGATCTGGTCCACCTGTTCCGTACCGATGCGGTGCGCTCCGATTCCGCGAACAAGGCCCGTCAGCACTTTCGACGCCGGTTCTGCACATTGGACGACGGGCACGCGGCGGAACGGGTGGTGCGTCAGGTTTTCCTGGGTGAGCCGGGCGAGCGCTCTTCGCGCTGCTGA